In Melanotaenia boesemani isolate fMelBoe1 chromosome 7, fMelBoe1.pri, whole genome shotgun sequence, a single window of DNA contains:
- the atrx gene encoding transcriptional regulator ATRX isoform X1: MSLAASETHLDQMSEREEEPGSSTDSMKPLSSRKKRKPTSTPKHTGQKESDSSAESENDGAASDNPSDGNTGNGAKGTLVMSASGNENKGAMKLRVDFKQKKSDDALQKKVSCTACGKQVNQFQRNSVYEHPVLKVLICKPCYKFYTSDDISRDSDGMDEQCRWCAEGGKLICCDYCSNAFCKKCILRNLGRKELSGITDENSKWHCYVCRPEPLQDLVSKCHRIMEKQECAELKQKKPDKTEVCENKRDKSKAAKEHKAVANGKEHSEGSGTFTFASKKRQVPKELIKKTKKLVETTTGLNNTFIQFIQQAAGDQGDKTIRYRHLKAFKAVLSDLKKAHSALEEALEPEFRNMELQNGNEEQPVERKSVNVVKPVENDHMNTSADLLCEADTVQESEKELQNEDDSVCETEKMDKELQNEDDSVCETEKMDKELQNEDSVGESEMAEEEDKELQNEKDSVRETKNKDKELQNEKDSACETKNKDKELQNEDDSVGESEMAEEEDKELQNEMDSVCETEKMTTADQELQNEDGSGSESETTEKVDKELENERDSVCKAKSTEEVDEKQPNKEDMDNDEMPSKTAMIDHQTETEMTKKIIKTEVPDDLPVSTGEMSLDHDIMSVPPSVPEELFQMVESLADSSMLSQTDTNSVTDADTKSNQPPTESQHPHPKVKNLIVKLTPVPVVTTCGSRLSRSQNKEKVVEQQKKGKGECKDEKKSVNKTESPPPSRRSSRVKTTPLRKQTENSKNESSESESEEDKKDKAKSSKKSRNTKKGDKKKTKASDKTVEDSDSDEVPHALLQKAAEGNSTDEEQESTSAKKRLVKRKRKSESSDSDAETKNQKASKKKKKNDKQNDSDSSDSDYDQEKETKRKVSTEKRRSSRVKKLDASKEGGKSSPEKNASRRRSYEKKRKGKGMKGDSKLQSSSEDEEEQQAEDDSGEDGDEQKIKHIVEENVVGGSTAFHQSSGDEVDNKDNASGVFEDDDDDPENRIAKKMLLAQIKSSYSSGAESSSDDEEAEKEEKPSKTSKNKKQTEEEQDEEEAEDSGSDIEVKKSGRRHKLLRHKLSLSEGESGEENTDSKEKKHKGGKKKSGKKVDSDDFEDSDFEKSQSRSESDMSEEVSESDKDNKRRKTRSSKKKDDEKKRSYKQKKKRRRIKVQDSSSSNEKSGEEDDDSDGEGRKGRKKIRKILKDDKLRTETRDALKEEEERRKRIAEREALREKLREVIVVEEASQVVCPITTKLVLDENEETKEPLVQVHKNLVTKLKPHQVDGVQFMWDCCCESVKKIEKSPGSGCILAHCMGLGKTLQVVTLIHTLLLCEKLDFTTALVVCPLNTVLNWLNEFEKWQEGLKNDESLEVTELATVKKPQERAYALQTWHESGGVMIIGYEMYRNLTQGRNIKSKKLKETFQKTLVDPGPDLVICDEGHILKNEASAVSRAMNSIRTKRRIVLTGTPLQNNLIEYHCMVNFIKENLLGSVKEFRNRFINPIQNGQCADSTLQDVRIMKKRAHILYEMLAGCVQRKDYSALTKFLPPKHEYVLSVRVTPLQCKLYRHYLEHFTGVGNALEGGRGRAGTKLFQDFQMLSRIWTHPWCLQLDYISKENRGFFDEDSMDDFIASETEESSMSLTSDDEKSKKKKKQGKGKKKDSDDSDSDDVEVIKEWNSSSRGKNGEGRNRAEPVEEPRATSSAPGSPCSADWHKEFVTEADAEILDHSGKMILLFEILRMAEEVEEKVLVFSQSLISLDLIEDFLELSCRAKDEEKVSPYKGEGKWFRNIDYYRLDGSTNATNRKKWAEDFNDTSNIRGRLFLISTRAGSLGINLVAANRVIIFDASWNPSYDIQSIFRVYRFGQVKPVYVYRFLAQGTMEEKIYERQVTKQSLSYRVVDQQQIERHFTMNELAELYTFEPDQLDDPSEKKSKRATPMLPKDPFLAEMLQNSKDQIVCYHEHDSLLDHKEEEALSEEDRKAAWAEYEAEKKGLSMRTNYPSGYAQMDMGTSSYVSYNMAALASMTNQQLEDLINQGRQKVIEATNALKTLPRESLEDIIATVWKENPALTETQVQSLAAGRQAAVEMELKRREAIYREVLTRQQTLMMYVQKLITNRKVQEQQMALANQATYLNQLALQNGMMGGGGLSQMDLIGLYQQLHGMGTHQGMGKNPGPSKGLPE, from the exons GTGGTGCGCTGAAGGTGGGAAGCTCATCTGCTGTGACTACTGCAGCAACGCCTTCTGTAAGAAGTGTATTCTGCGCAACCTGGGCAGGAAAGAGCTATCGGGCATTACCGATGAGAACTCAAAGTGGCATTGCTATGTGTGCCGACCAGAGCCCCTCCAGGATCTTGTTTCCAAATGCCATCGCATCATGGAGAAACAAGAATGCGCGgaactcaaacaaaaaaaacctgataAAACGGAGGTATGTGAAAACAAGCGGGACAAGAGCAAAGCAGCCAAAGAGCACAAAGCAGTTGCCAATGGAAAAGAACACAGTGAAGGCTCTGGGACCTTTACATTTGCCTCCAAAAAACGCCAGGTACCCAAGGAACTTattaagaaaactaaaaagCTTGTTGAGACTACAACTGGTCTGAACAATACATTCATCCAGTTCATCCAGCAGGCAGCTGGAGACCAGGGGGATAAGACCATCAGGTATCGACATTTGAAAGCCTTCAAGGCGGTGCTTTCTGATTTGAAAAAAGCTCACAGTGCTTTGGAGGAGGCTTTGGAGCCTGAGTTCAGAAACATGGAGTTGCAGAATGGTAATGAAGAGCAACCTGTTGAGAGAAAAAGCGTTAATGTTGTGAAACCTGTAGAAAATGATCACATGAATACTTCTGCAGATTTATTGTGTGAGGCTGATACAGTGCAGGAGTCAGAGAAGGAGCTGCAAAATGAAGATGAttcagtttgtgagactgaaaaaatggacaaagagcTGCAAAATGAAGACGAttcagtttgtgagactgaaaaaatggacaaagagcTGCAAAATGAAGATTCTGTTGGTGAGTCTGAGATGGCTGAAGAAGAGGACAAAGAGCTGCAAAATGAAAAGGATTCGGTTCGTGAGACTAAAAATAAGGACAAAGAGCTGCAAAATGAAAAGGATTCGGCTTGTGAGACTAAAAATAAGGACAAAGAGCTGCAAAATGAAGATGACTCAGTTGGTGAGTCTGAGATGGCTGAAGAAGAGGACAAAGAGCTGCAAAATGAAATGGATTCAGTTTGTGAGACCGAAAAAATGACAACAGCGGACCAAGAGTTGCAAAATGAAGACGGTTCTGGTAGTGAGTCTGAGACGACTGAAAAAGTGGACAAAGAGTTGGAAAATGAGAGAGATTCAGTTTGCAAAGCTAAATCTACTGAAGAGGTGGACGAGAAGCAGCCTAACAAGGAGGACATGGACAATGATGAAATGCCCAGTAAGACTGCAATGATAGACCACCAAACAGAGActgaaatgactaaaaaaataattaaaactgaagTCCCTGATGATCTGCCCGTGTCAACTGGTGAAATGTCCTTAGATCATGACATTATGTCTGTGCCTCCTTCAGTTCCTGAGGAGCTTTTTCAGATGGTTGAAAGTCTGGCAGATTCGTCTATGCTTTCACAAACGGACACCAACTCAGTTACAGATGCTGACACAAAGTCAAACCAACCCCCAACAGAATCTCAGCACCCCCATCCCAAAGTTAAGAATCTGATAGTCAAACTGACTCCTGTACCAGTTGTAACAACATGTGGGTCAAGGTTATCTAGatctcaaaacaaagaaaaagttgtagAGCAGCAGAAAAAGGGTAAGGGAGAATGTAAGGATGagaaaaaatctgtaaataagACAGAAAGTCCACCTCCCAGCCGTCGCTCTAGTAGAGTTAAAACCACTCCTTTgagaaagcagacagaaaataGCAAGAATGAGTCCTCTGAGTCAGAGTCAgaggaagacaaaaaggacaagGCCAAATCCTCCAAAAAGTCCAGGAACACCAAAAAAGGggacaagaaaaaaactaagGCTTCAGACAAAACAGTTGAAGACTCTGACTCTGATGAAGTTCCTCACGCGTTGCTGCAGAAAGCTGCAGAAGGCAACAGCACAGATGAGGAACAGGAAAGCACATCAGCCAAAAAGCGTTTAGTCAAACGCAAAAGGAAGTCTGAAAGCTCAGACTCGGATGCGGAGACTAAAAACCAGAAGGCatccaaaaagaagaagaaaaatgataaacagaaCGATTCAGACTCTTCTGACTCAGACTATGATcaggagaaagaaacaaagagaaaagtaaGTACGGAAAAGAGGAGATCCAGCCGTGTGAAGAAACTAGATGCCTcaaaagaggggggaaaaagcTCACCAGAAAAAAACGCCAGCAGAAGACGATCTTATGAAAAGAAACGAAAGGGGAAGGGCATGAAAGGAGATTCCAAGCTGCAGTCCTCAAGTGAGGAcgaggaggagcagcaggctGAAGATGACTCAGGAGAAGACGGCGATGAGCAAAAGATCAAACACATTGTGGAGGAAAATGTAGTGGGAGGCAGCACAGCCTTCCATCAGTCCTCAG GAGATGAAGTGGACAATAAAGATAATGCCAGTGGGGTctttgaagatgatgatgacgatcCAGAAAATAG gATCGCTAAGAAAATGCTTCTTGCCCAAATAAAATCCAGCTACTCTTCGGGAGCAGAGAGCTCCTCTGATGATGAAGAAGCAGAGAAGGAAGAGAAGCCCtccaaaacatctaaaaataaaaagcagacagaggaggaaCAAG acgaagaagaagcagaagactCCGGTTCAGATATTGAAGTGAAGAAAAGTGGCAGACGCCACAAACTGCTTCGTCATAAACTTTCTCTGAGTGAGGGGGAATCAGGGGAGGAGAATACTGACTCTAAAGAAAAGAAGCACAAGGGGGGCAAAAAGAAGTCTGGGAAGAAag TAGACAGTGATGACTTTGAAGACTCAGACTTTGAAAAGTCTCAGTCCAGGTCAGAGTCAGACATGAGTGAGGAGGTTAGTGAATCAGATAAAGACAATAAACGTCGAAAGACAAG ATCTTCTAAAAAGAAGGATGATGAGAAAAAGAGAAGttacaagcagaaaaagaagcgACGCAGGATCAAAGTCCAGGATAGCTCCTCCAGCAATGAAAAG AGtggagaggaagatgatgattcAGACGGAGAAGGACGTAAAGGCCGAAAGAAGATCCGCAAAATCTTGAAGGATGACAAGTTGCGCACAGAAACGAGAGATGCTctgaaagaagaggaagaaaggaggaaaCGTATCGCTGAGAGAGAGGCTCTCAGGGAGAAACTCAGAGAG GTTATTGTTGTGGAGGAGGCTTCCCAGGTGGTCTGTCCCATCACAACCAAGCTGGTATTAGATGAGAATGAAGAGACAAAGGAGCCGCTGGTCCAGGTCCACAAGAACCTTGTTACAAAGCTCAAACCTCACCAGGTTGATG gGGTGCAATTTATGTGGGACTGCTGCTGTGAGTCTGTGAAAAAGATTGAGAAGtctcctggttctggctgcATTTTGGCCCACTGTATGGGTCTTGGAAAAACTTTgcaa gtggtgaccttGATTCATACGCTACTGCTTTGTGAGAAACTTGATTTCACCACCGCACTGGTGGTTTGCCCCCTGAACACTGTCCTTAACTGGCTTAATGAGTTTGAGAAGTGGCAAGAAGGACTGAAAAATGATGAGAGTTTAGAA GTGACTGAGCTGGCCACAGTGAAGAAGCCACAGGAGCGAGCATACGCCCTGCAGACATGGCACGAGTCGGGCGGTGTTATGATCATTGGTTACGAGATGTACAGAAACCTGACGCAGGGCAGGAACATCAAGAGCAAGAAGCTCAAAGAGACCTTTCAGAAGACGCTTGTAGATCCAG GTCCAGACTTGGTGATCTGTGATGAAGGACATATCTTGAAGAATGAGGCATCTGCTGTGTCCAGAGCAATGAACTCCATCAGGACAAAGAGGAGGATTGTGCTAACTGGAACACCGCTACAAAACAACCTTATTGAAT ACCACTGCATGGTGAATTTTATCAAGGAAAACCTGCTTGGGTCAGTTAAGGAGTTTAGGAATCGCTTCATTAACCCCATTCAGAACGGCCAGTGCGCTGACTCCACTCTACAAGATGTCCGGATTATGAAGAAGAGGGCTCACATTCTCTATGAGATGCTGGCTGGCTGTGTCCAG AGGAAAGATTACTCAGCACTCACCAAGTTTCTGCCTCCCAAACATGAGTATGTGTTGTCTGTCCGGGTGACTCCACTCCAGTGTAAACTTTACAGACACTACCTGGAGCATTTCACAG GTGTGGGGAATGCTTTGGAAGGGGGCCGAGGTCGTGCAGGAACCAAACTCTTCCAGGATTTCCAGATGCTCAGCAGAATCTGGACCCATCCCTGGTGCCTTCAGCTGGACTACATCAGTAAAGAAAACAGG GGTTTCTTTGACGAAGACAGTATGGATGACTTCATCGCTTCAGAAACGGAAGAATCCTCAATGAGTCTGACATCTGACGATGAGAAGTCAAAAAA GAAAAAGAAGCAAGGGAAAGGGAAAAAGAAGGACTCGGATGACTCGGACAGTGATGATGTGGAAGTTATTAAGGAGTGGAACAGCAGCTCTCGTGGCAAGAACGGAGAAGGTCGAAACAGAGCAGAGCCTGTGGAAGAAC CTCGGGCCACTAGCTCTGCACCAGGGAGTCCTTGCTCTGCAGACTGGCATAAGGAGTTTGTCACTGAGGCTGACGCTGAGATCCTGGACCACTCTGGGAAGATGATACTCCTCTTTGAGATCCTGCGCATGGCCGAGGAAGTAGAAGAgaaagt GTTGGTGTTCAGTCAGTCTCTCATTTCTCTTGACCTGATCGAGGATTTCTTGGAGCTTTCTTGTAGAGCAAAAGATGAAGAGAAAGTCTCTCCATACAAAG GTGAAGGCAAGTGGTTCAGGAACATTGATTATTATCGCCTGGATGGCTCCACCAACGCTACCAACAGGAAGAAGTGGGCGGAGGACTTTAACGACACCAGCAACATAAG AGGTCGTTTGTTTCTCATATCAACACGAGCGGGTTCACTTGGCATCAATTTGGTAGCAGCCAACAGGGTCATCATCTTCGATGCCTCCTGGAACCCTTCATACGACATCCAGAGTATCTTCAGAGTGTACCGCTTtggtcaggtcaaacctgtctatGTGTACAGGTTCCTCGCCCAG GGTACAATGGAGGAGAAGATTTATGAACGGCAGGTCACCAAGCAGTCTCTGTCATACCGTGTTGTGGACCAGCAGCAGATTGAGAGGCACTTTACAATGAACGAGCTGGCTGAACTCTACACCTTTGAGCCAGACCAGCTGGATGATCCCTCAGAAAAGAAGAGCAAGAGAGCCACACCCATGCTTCCAAAg GATCCTTTCTTAGCAGAGATGCTGCAGAACAGTAAGGACCAGATTGTGTGTTACCATGAACACGACTCCCTGCTGGACCACAAAGAGGAGGAAGCCCTTAGTGAGGAGGACCGTAAGGCTGCGTGGGCCGAGTATGAAGCAGAGAAAAAG GGTCTGTCCATGAGGACCAACTACCCATCGGGATATGCTCAAATGGACATGGGCACCTCCAGCTACGTCTCGTACAACATGGCAGCTCTGGCCTCCATGACCAACCAGCAGCTGGAG GACCTCATAAACCAGGGACGCCAGAAAGTCATTGAAGCAACAAATGCTTTGAAAACTTTACCTCGGGAGTCACTAGAAGATATAATTGCCACTGTG TGGAAGGAGAACCCGGCGCTCACAGAGACCCAGGTCCAGTCTTTAGCCGCTGGACGCCAAGCCGCCGTAGAGATGGAGCTGAAACGCAGAGAAGCCATCTACAGGGAAGTTCTCACCAGGCAGCAGACG CTAATGATGTACGTGCAGAAGCTGATCACGAACAGGAAGGTGCAGGAGCAGCAGATGGCCCTCGCTAACCAGGCCACATACCTGAACCAGCTAGCCCTGCAGAATGGTATGATGGGAGGTGGCGGGCTCAGCCAGATGGACCTGATTGGCCTATACCAGCAGCTCCACGGCATGGGCACACATCAAGGCATGGGCAAGAATCCTGGCCCCTCGAAGGGCCT GCCTGAGTGA